AAAAGTGATTTACCTAAGTTAGATTGGGTTTCACCCATTCAAAGGCGACGATTAAGTGCCTTTACTAAAATGGCATTGCATTGCGCATCAGAGGTAAACAGCGAAAGAGCTAATTGCCCAGTTGTTTTTTCTTCACGACACGGTGATTTACACAAAACAGCCAGCCTTCTAGATTCCTTAGCGTTAAAAGAAAGTCTTTCTCCCACAGGGTTTAGTATGTCTGTACATAATGCCACCGCTGGGTTATTCAGTATTTTAACGAATAACCAGGCTGCATCAAATACTGTATCTGCTGGTAAAGAATCGCTGTTGATGGCTTTAGTTGATGCATATGCCAAATTAAAGAGTGACAACCTTGATCAAGTTTTAGTCGTTCATTGCGATCAAGCATTACCTATTGAATACCTTGGGTACCAAGATGAAAAACAAATTGATCATTGTTTAGCAATGTTGATCTCTAAAAGTATTGCTACAGGTGAAGAATTAACGATTGAACGTAGTGAAAAAAAGCCACTTAATGAAGATGCGTTGCTACCTCACGGTATAATGATTGGCCAGTTTCTTAGAAGTAAAAACAGTCGTTGCTTATTGCAAGGGCGACACAATAACTGGTCTGTTAAGGCGTTAACATGAGCTATATCAGTTATGTTTGGCGGTTGTTCACCACAGGGCTTTGTTTTTTTGTTTTCGGTTTTAGTGGTTTGATTGTCTCTATTTTTATCTGTCCGTTACAGATTTTACTTTATTCAAATAGAGACAAAAGAAAACGTAAAGCACGTAAAATGGTGCATTACTTGTTTAAAGGCTTTGTGTGCTTATTAAAATATAGTGGCACAGCAAAATTTAGCATTGAAAATAAAAACGACCTCAAACACTTGTCAGGAAATATAGTGATGGCTAATCATCCTTCACTCATTGATGTCGTTGTACTTATTTCTATTATTCCAAATGCAGATTGTGTTGTTAAAGCAACATTATTTAACAACCCCTTCATTAAGGCCATTTTAAGCAACACTGGGTATATCAGTAATGATTGTGCCGATGGTGTTATTGAAGATTGCCGGCAATCACTTCATTGTGGAAATAACCTTATTATTTTCCCTGAAGGAACACGAACGATACCCGGTGAAGCGATAAGGTTTCAACGAGGAGCGGCCAATATTGCATTACGATGTAATGCTACTATAACGCCAGTATTAATAAACGTTGAACCAACTACCTTAACGAAAGCGGAAAAATGGTATCATATTCCAAATAAACGTTTTGTATTTAGATTAATGTTAGCAAATAAAATACCGTCATTTACTTTTACTGGTGATAATGCAATGAGTAAAATGAGTCGCCAGTTTACCGCTGTTTTAGAGCAGCATTACCGAGAGGAAATAGCAAGAATATGAGTGATTTAGTGCTCGAAGTGAAAATGTTAATCATTGAATCTTTGGATCTAGAAGATGTTACTGTTGATGACATTAAAGATGATGAACCGTTATTTGGAGATGGTTTAGGATTAGATAGTATTGATGCTCTAGAATTAGGCTTAGCGATTAAAAAACGTTTTGATATTAAACTTGATGCAAACTCAGAAGAAACTAAACAGCATTTTTCGTCAGTGAATAGCTTAGTTAAATTTATACAAAGTGTGAAGAGTCAATAGGTAAACAAATGAAGTCTAGAGAAGAAATGTTAACAACATTGAGCGAAATTTTAGTTGAAGATTTCGAAGTTGATGAAGCTGATATCAAGCCTGAAACGCACTTATATGAAGAGCTTGAGCTAGATAGTATTGATGCCGTTGACTTGGTTGTTAAGTTAAGCCAAATAACTGGAAAAAAAATCAACCCTGATGCGTTTAAACGAGTAAGAACGGTTGGTGATGTTATTGATGAACTTGAAGCATTATTATTGACCAAGTGAAAACTCCGCTAACTTTGCTATTGGGTGGACTTATAATTCTCTACCCCTTTATTGTTTATTTTGGTTTAGAATACGTTGAACCTCGTTGGCTTGGTATTGCGCTTTTGAGTATCGTGCTCTTACGGTTTCAATTAGCTAAATCGTTGGCGAATAAAATGCCATGGTTGCCTGTGTCGACTATTTTAGGCGCATGCGTCATATTATTTTCTATCATTATCAATCAAGACAGCGGAATTTTATTTTATCCTGTTATTGTCAATGTTGCTTTGTTTTTGGCGTTCAGTTATTCGCTAATGAGAAAGCCTTGTGTGATTGAAACTTTCGCTCGAATAACAAATGATAATTTAAGTGAAAAGGCGGTTCACTATACTGAAAAGGTTACCAAGGTATGGTGCATTTTTTTTATTTTAAATGCTGCCATATCAACGTATACAACATTGTGCTTATCAAAAGAGGCGTGGATGCTGTATAACGGCTTTATCGCTTATATTGCTATGGCAATAGTGTTCTTAATAGAGTTATTGGTTAGGCGTTCAGTACAAAAAAACAATGAAAATAAATAAATTTATTGGTGAAAACCCTCAGTTGTTTTCTGGTCAATCGCAATATTCAAGTGATGACTTTCTTCGAGATATTGAACAATATCGACGGTTAATTAAAACGACCATTGCAAAACGTTCCTCGATAAAAGTTATGCTCTACGACGCCAATCTTTACCGATTTTTAGTGCGTTTTTTGGCATTGGGTATTGAAAATGTTCGCGTGATATTACCGCCTAACGAACAAATTGGTACGCTTGAAAACATCGCCGAATCTGCTGATTATACTGCTGGTAATATATCAATCAATGATATGCCTTCTATTGAAGGTGCGTGTTTATCGACTGAAAAAATATCAGCGCCAAGTTGGCCTGAAAGTGGCGAAGTTATTTTTTTTACTTCAGGTACATCGGGCAAACCAAAAGCTATTATCAAAGACTGGACATTATTAAATAAAGAATTGTTAACGCTAGAAAAACTGTTTCCAATGTCAGCTGAAAATGTGTTTGTTTCCACGGTTTCACACCAACATATTTATGGTTTGCTGTTTCGAGCACTTCTTCCGTTAAAAAAAGGTAATACCGTTTACCAAACCCATGAATTTCCAGAACATATAGCCAGCGTCATACGTCAACATAAACACGTGGTATTAGTTTCGAGCCCTGCGTTTTTATCTCGATTAGTTGAAGACAACGTTATCGCAACATATCAACATCATTTGCATGTTGTTTTTTGCTCAGGTGGAAAATTAGAGACTAGCCATGCGTTAAGCTTATTCGAACAATTTCACAAACCAATAACGCAAATTTATGGTAGTACAGAGTCAGGAGGAATTGCTTATCGACATGTTTGTAAACCGTCTGATGAACTCTGGCAGTTGTTCCCAGGTGTAGAATGTGACGTAGAATCTAGCTCTCATCGATTATTACTTCATTCCCCTTTTGTAAAAGAAGAGACAATACAACTTGATGATATTTGCCAAATAGAACAAGGAAAGTTACGGTTGTTAGGCAGGATAGATCGAACCATTAAGCTTGAAGAAAAACGTGTCAATTTAACTCACATGGAGCAGGTGTGTTGCCAGCATGAATGGACTGAAAGCGTTAAGCTTTTTGAATTAAAACAACAAAGAACAACTATTGCAGCTGTTGTGGTATTAAGCCCTTTGGGCAAACTTGCGCTAGCAGAACAAGGTTCACGAGGCGTAACAGTTCAATTAAAAATATTTTTACAACAATATTTTGAACGAGTTACGCTGCCACGTAAATGGCGCTTTGTAGAACACTTCCCTTATAATACACAGGGAAAATTACCAATGATTGAATTGGAGAAGCTGTTTGTCTAATTTAACAAATATTTTACCGAGTATTGATGAGTGTAGTGTTATTGATGATAGTGAAGTTTCAATAACACTAGTAGCTGATGAAAATATTGACTATTTTAAAGGGCACTTTCCACAAGCGTCAATTTTGCCAGGTGTTGTGCAGTTAGACTGGGCAATACATTATGCTCGAGAACATTTAGCGATTGCTGATTCGGCGGTTAGAAACCTAGAAGTGTTAAAGTTTCAAGAAGTGATCACGCCAAATATGAAAGTAACCCTATTGTTAACGCTAAAAAGCGCGCATAAATTTACCTTTAAGTACATCTCAACAAAAGGCACTCACGCTTCTGGGCGGATAGTATTAGAGGAAACCTAATTGCAATACTGTTTTGTGATACCTAATTATAACCACACTGAAAATTTAGCCAATCAAATTGCGACATTAGCAAAGTATGGCTTAGCTATTATCATGGTTAATGATGGTAGTGATTTGCAGGTAAAGTCAGACTTAGAAGAGCTTACTGCTCAAGAGCCGTTATTAACGTTATTACATCATGAAACCAACCAAGGCAAAGGTGGGGCTGTTCAAACTGGGCTAACATATGCATTGGCAGAAGGGTTTGATTATGCCATTCAAGTGGATGCAGACGGCCAACATTGTCTTGACGACATTCCCGCGTTAATTGCGTTATCTCAACAATTCCCTCATTCAGTCATTAGTGGAAAGCCTGTTTATGATGACTCTATCCCCAAGGTTCGTTACTTGGCGCGTTATATTACGCATTTTTGGGTGATAATCGAAACTCTTTCAACTTCATTAAAAGACACGATGTGCGGTTTTCGTGTATACCCATTAAAGGCAAGTGTTGCTTTGCTCGATAAAGTGGCAATCGGCAAGCGAATGGATTTTGATATTGAAATTTTAGTGCGGC
The Thalassotalea hakodatensis genome window above contains:
- a CDS encoding beta-ketoacyl synthase chain length factor encodes the protein MRFYVNNFCYLSAENKTMLSDERHCFDKSDLPKLDWVSPIQRRRLSAFTKMALHCASEVNSERANCPVVFSSRHGDLHKTASLLDSLALKESLSPTGFSMSVHNATAGLFSILTNNQAASNTVSAGKESLLMALVDAYAKLKSDNLDQVLVVHCDQALPIEYLGYQDEKQIDHCLAMLISKSIATGEELTIERSEKKPLNEDALLPHGIMIGQFLRSKNSRCLLQGRHNNWSVKALT
- a CDS encoding lysophospholipid acyltransferase family protein, which codes for MSYISYVWRLFTTGLCFFVFGFSGLIVSIFICPLQILLYSNRDKRKRKARKMVHYLFKGFVCLLKYSGTAKFSIENKNDLKHLSGNIVMANHPSLIDVVVLISIIPNADCVVKATLFNNPFIKAILSNTGYISNDCADGVIEDCRQSLHCGNNLIIFPEGTRTIPGEAIRFQRGAANIALRCNATITPVLINVEPTTLTKAEKWYHIPNKRFVFRLMLANKIPSFTFTGDNAMSKMSRQFTAVLEQHYREEIARI
- a CDS encoding phosphopantetheine-binding protein — translated: MSDLVLEVKMLIIESLDLEDVTVDDIKDDEPLFGDGLGLDSIDALELGLAIKKRFDIKLDANSEETKQHFSSVNSLVKFIQSVKSQ
- a CDS encoding acyl carrier protein, which gives rise to MKSREEMLTTLSEILVEDFEVDEADIKPETHLYEELELDSIDAVDLVVKLSQITGKKINPDAFKRVRTVGDVIDELEALLLTK
- a CDS encoding COG4648 family protein, coding for MSIVLLRFQLAKSLANKMPWLPVSTILGACVILFSIIINQDSGILFYPVIVNVALFLAFSYSLMRKPCVIETFARITNDNLSEKAVHYTEKVTKVWCIFFILNAAISTYTTLCLSKEAWMLYNGFIAYIAMAIVFLIELLVRRSVQKNNENK
- a CDS encoding AMP-binding protein, whose amino-acid sequence is MKINKFIGENPQLFSGQSQYSSDDFLRDIEQYRRLIKTTIAKRSSIKVMLYDANLYRFLVRFLALGIENVRVILPPNEQIGTLENIAESADYTAGNISINDMPSIEGACLSTEKISAPSWPESGEVIFFTSGTSGKPKAIIKDWTLLNKELLTLEKLFPMSAENVFVSTVSHQHIYGLLFRALLPLKKGNTVYQTHEFPEHIASVIRQHKHVVLVSSPAFLSRLVEDNVIATYQHHLHVVFCSGGKLETSHALSLFEQFHKPITQIYGSTESGGIAYRHVCKPSDELWQLFPGVECDVESSSHRLLLHSPFVKEETIQLDDICQIEQGKLRLLGRIDRTIKLEEKRVNLTHMEQVCCQHEWTESVKLFELKQQRTTIAAVVVLSPLGKLALAEQGSRGVTVQLKIFLQQYFERVTLPRKWRFVEHFPYNTQGKLPMIELEKLFV
- a CDS encoding ApeI family dehydratase — protein: MSNLTNILPSIDECSVIDDSEVSITLVADENIDYFKGHFPQASILPGVVQLDWAIHYAREHLAIADSAVRNLEVLKFQEVITPNMKVTLLLTLKSAHKFTFKYISTKGTHASGRIVLEET
- a CDS encoding glycosyltransferase family 2 protein yields the protein MQYCFVIPNYNHTENLANQIATLAKYGLAIIMVNDGSDLQVKSDLEELTAQEPLLTLLHHETNQGKGGAVQTGLTYALAEGFDYAIQVDADGQHCLDDIPALIALSQQFPHSVISGKPVYDDSIPKVRYLARYITHFWVIIETLSTSLKDTMCGFRVYPLKASVALLDKVAIGKRMDFDIEILVRLYWQGTNTQFIATNVIYPQNGVSHFKAFEDNARISWMHTKLCFGMLRRLPMLIARKLKR